The genomic stretch GCCCGGCTTTCTGTCAATTCTCCGGGTTGGGGAAATCCAATCCAGTGCTGGTTTGTAACCTCGGGTGGATAAGGGTTCCCGCCCAGCATCATGGCCGCTCACCCAGTTCATCCTCCTTATCTTTCTCCCTTCGCCGGCTCAGAAGACCGGCGGCAGGGCACGGGTTTGGCGGATACGCTCCGCAACGAGGATGGCCTGCATTCGGCGCAGATCCTCGTCTTTGCTTCCGCTTAGAATCAAATAATCAAAATGGACCCACTCCGCGAGTTCCTGCCGCGCCACCTTGACCCGGCGTTCAATCACTTCCGGCGCGTCCTGGTTGCGATTGCGCAGGCGTGACTCCAATTCGGTAAGCGACGGTGTGGTCAGGAACACACTCACCAGCGCGCGCGCCAACTCGGGCTCGCGGCTCGCGGCGGCGCGGATACTGGCGGCCCCCTGCACGTCAATGTTCAACAGCACATCGCGGCCCGCCCGCAAGCGATTCAGAACCTCCACCTTCAAGGTGCCGTACCGGTTGCCGTGAACGGTGGCGTGCTCCAGAAATTCACCCACGGCGGCCCGCTGCTCAAACTCCGCCACGGAAAGGAAGTAATAATCCACGCCGGGTTGCTCGCCGAGACGTGGCGCGCGCGTGGTGCAGGTGATGGCGCGGGAAACCTGGGCATCGCCCGCCAGCACGCCGTTGCACAAGGTGGTCTTGCCCGCGCCGGACGGCGCCGAGATGACGATTAACAAGGGGGTGACGGTCGCGCTCATTCCACGTTCATGGCCTGTTCACGGAATTTTTCCAACTCGGTCTTGAGGGTGACCACCTCGCGCGAAATGAGCGCATCGTTGGCCTTGGAGCCGATGGTGTTGATTTCGCGGTTCATTTCCTGCGCGAGGAAATCCAGCGTGCGCCCAACCGGCTCCTTGCTTTTCACACAATCATCAAACTGCTTGAAGTGGCTTTGCAGACGCGCCAATTCTTCAGAAATATCGGAGCGATCAGAAAAAAGGACAATTTCCTTAAGCAGGCGTTCATCGTCTGGATTGAGCGAGGCCAAGCCGGCGGCGCGGAGGCGTTCGAGCAGTTGCTCCCGGTAACGCTTCATGACTTGGGGCGCCTGTTTCTGCACGCGCGCCACGGATTTTTTCATGCCACCAATGCGTTTGGCCAGATCGCCCGCCAGATGGCCCCCCTCGCTATCACGCATTTTGAGCATCGCGCCCAACGCCGCCTGCAACGCCTTATCCACCGCTGGCCAGAACGATTCGGCATCCGAGGCGTCCAGCTCCGACTCCAGCACACCGGGAATGCGGGCAACGATTTCAACGGGGATGACGGGCGACAGATTTAATTCCTTGGCCAGCCGGGATAGTTCCTTCGCGTATGCGCGTGCCAGGGGCAGATTCAGGCGCGCCCGGGCCGTAGTGCCATTCTCCCCAGGATGAAATCCGATTCGGCACGTGACTTTTCCACGGGAAATGGCGCGATTGATAACGTCGCGGGCCTGGGCCTCCAACACCTCCAGCTCGCGCGGTAAATGAACTGAGACCTCGGATTGTTTTCGGTTCACCGAACTCAGTTCCGCCGTTATTTTGTAGCCGTCGCGCGAACATTCGCCGCGGCCGTATCCCGTCATGGATCGCATGGGTGAACTATGCGGAAAACCGGCGGGCAGCGACAACCATTAAATTAAAATTTCAACGCCTGCTCCAAATCCCGCCGCAGGTCATCCACGTCCTCGATGCCAACGGAAAAACGAATCAGGCCGTCGCTGATACCCACCTGGTGGCGCACCGCTGGCGGCACCGAGGCATGGGTCATCGAGGCCGGATGGCAAATCAGACTTTCCACCCCGCCCAAACTCTCGGCCATGGTAAAAAGGCGCAGGCTGCGGCAGAACTTCAAGGTGGTGTCCAGCGAGCAATCCAGTTCCGCAATGAACAGGCCGGAGCCGGCTTTCATCTGGCGTTTGGCCAACGCGTATTGCAGATGACTGGGCAGGAACGGATAGCGCACGCGCCGGACGCGCGGATGTTTTTCCAGCCACCCGGCCAGCTCCAGGGCATTGGCGCAATGGCGCTCCATGCGCAGCGCCAGGGTGCGTTGTCCGCGCGTGGTCAGCCAGGCATCAAACGGCCCGGGTTGCAGCCCCAGCGCCTTTTGCGCGAAAATCATGCGCTCCTGCCACGCGGGATCGTTCGTGGCCACAATGCCGCCCAGGCAGTCGCTATGCCCGTTGATATATTTGGTGGTCGAGGAAAGCGAGAGCGTGGCACCGAGTTCGAGCGGACGTTGAAGATACGGCGACGCAAACGTGTTATCCACCAACACCGGCGCGCCGACTTCCGCCGCCACCGCGTTGATCCCGGCAATATCCACCACTTTCAACAGCGGATTGGTGGGACTCTCCAGCCATACCAGCGTGGGGCGTTCCTTGCGGATTTCCTCCCAATTGGCGGTCTGGCTCAAATCCACATACCGCACCCGCAATCCAAACTTGGCGAACACCTTGTCAAACAGCCGGTACGTGCAGCCATAGACATTCTCCTCGGCCAGCACCACGTCGCCGCTTTTGAGCGAGGACACCACCGCCGTGATGGCCGACACCCCGCTGGCAAAACACGTCGCAAACCGCGCGTTCTCCAGCGACGCAAGGCTGCGCTCCAGCAAACGGAAATTCGGGTTGCCCGAGCGGGTGTAATCAAACCCGTCCGGATTGCCCGTCTGGAACGTCGAGGTGAGAAACACCGGCGGCATCACGGCGCCGGTCGTGCCGGAAAACCCCCGGCCCTCATGCACCGAGCGGGTACTGAATCCTGCCTGATCTTCTGATTTCATGCGCGCACAGGTTAATCCCAAATCCGGGAAGACGCAAAATA from Verrucomicrobiota bacterium encodes the following:
- the gmk gene encoding guanylate kinase translates to MSATVTPLLIVISAPSGAGKTTLCNGVLAGDAQVSRAITCTTRAPRLGEQPGVDYYFLSVAEFEQRAAVGEFLEHATVHGNRYGTLKVEVLNRLRAGRDVLLNIDVQGAASIRAAASREPELARALVSVFLTTPSLTELESRLRNRNQDAPEVIERRVKVARQELAEWVHFDYLILSGSKDEDLRRMQAILVAERIRQTRALPPVF
- a CDS encoding YicC/YloC family endoribonuclease, whose translation is MRSMTGYGRGECSRDGYKITAELSSVNRKQSEVSVHLPRELEVLEAQARDVINRAISRGKVTCRIGFHPGENGTTARARLNLPLARAYAKELSRLAKELNLSPVIPVEIVARIPGVLESELDASDAESFWPAVDKALQAALGAMLKMRDSEGGHLAGDLAKRIGGMKKSVARVQKQAPQVMKRYREQLLERLRAAGLASLNPDDERLLKEIVLFSDRSDISEELARLQSHFKQFDDCVKSKEPVGRTLDFLAQEMNREINTIGSKANDALISREVVTLKTELEKFREQAMNVE
- a CDS encoding PLP-dependent aspartate aminotransferase family protein, which codes for MKSEDQAGFSTRSVHEGRGFSGTTGAVMPPVFLTSTFQTGNPDGFDYTRSGNPNFRLLERSLASLENARFATCFASGVSAITAVVSSLKSGDVVLAEENVYGCTYRLFDKVFAKFGLRVRYVDLSQTANWEEIRKERPTLVWLESPTNPLLKVVDIAGINAVAAEVGAPVLVDNTFASPYLQRPLELGATLSLSSTTKYINGHSDCLGGIVATNDPAWQERMIFAQKALGLQPGPFDAWLTTRGQRTLALRMERHCANALELAGWLEKHPRVRRVRYPFLPSHLQYALAKRQMKAGSGLFIAELDCSLDTTLKFCRSLRLFTMAESLGGVESLICHPASMTHASVPPAVRHQVGISDGLIRFSVGIEDVDDLRRDLEQALKF